One genomic window of [Clostridium] scindens ATCC 35704 includes the following:
- a CDS encoding leucine-rich repeat domain-containing protein, whose product MKRKKEGAVLLALLLSICMTFTTFAADIPVDAAVAVTEEGGESEEPKESGDSVESVLPEENSAQEEQGSEVSSEENVDLQVAQYVAPAAVEAAANDEWTAADFTYGEASQTLTGCDYKREIIVKGQVIKGLSESGQEKIAINKNLVIPSQTPDGTTIVGIGQSAFTGMGIETVVFPENMMIPYDDQLTGVIHERGNFIIQSSAFANNNISNIEFPEGILYIDASAFKNNKLSSVTFPHTLWMVGNSSFANNQLTKVNFCLNPDFMFQMDSLAFAYNQIKSVTLPYNCEKVYMYTFMGNPGMESLSPDAPEKFQGTGGVVYMYTQNPEHFNMDRIHHIERTAANQKSWFQKLVLGDEPIIDLSWKSEDFTYEGTCITGLSDSGITKRTDNKNLVLPDKNPEGEYITEIAAGNSETQGTFSTEDEVFQSVKLPSKLEIIGDYAFKNCPVTSLDLPVTVKTIGKEAFAGNQLPELAISGNLKVIDAGVFAQAGTEGTLKSLELQEGITKIGAEAFANSGLTTVALPMSLMALDKDAFKGSTAGVVELSTDNYRHIEDKENFAESEYHTIKLNTANWKSEDFTYNEEGTILTGLSDSGILKRKENKKLILPDKGPGGLDITGIASGDSNVSYGIFGAEGEVFESVELPEKLETIGDRAFLNNKLTSVIFPETVTSIGLQAFALNDLSEVVLPDSVTSLGGAAFSNNIHLTKVQLSANLKVIPATAFGITLANTLNVGLVQLTIPEGVESIGSGAFGGHEIQTLTLPVSLKKIDSRAFKSNQIQNLYIPDNVTELGSSAFEQTSGKNCLASVRLPEGLLKINSKTFANAALTRVDIPYSLTTLNKNAFYGNKDGFVQVYTPNDEHISFEVSGATFQIHIRTDVWTIKDFAYDGAKITGLSETGIKKREENRNLVLPDKTPTGDYITEIGAGKPGEYGLFGAENLGFDSVKLPSRVEKIGNFAFQNNGLKEVSFPDTLSEIGVAAFQINQLVNIVLPDSVTTLGGGAFGTNPTLQSLVLSENIKDIPAGAFGCSTKTEYMTGFTSVEIPEGVETIGDNAFAGNNFTEIVIPSTVKSIGKYAFSTKNTLNEVTTLILPEGLTTIGNRAFRNQNILTVDLPYSVTALPKEVFEKEFKDGTSGVTTVRVENYQQYTDKTLFKDSDYHVYEINADTYKATDFVYDSENPVIITGLSDNGVMKRPLNRNLVIPAQNTTGETVIEIANGVAGGYGVFGTEGEGFDSVSFPESLKKIGNFAFRDNGLKNVNFTNGLENIGMQAFGQNYIEEVILPDSVNTMGSGAFATNPELKKVVLSKGMTEIPASAFTNNTPAKNFTVLEIPEGIKTIDNYAFSGNSLSEVRIPSTVTKIGSRAFAQTADNATITNVNLPSGLLEIGSRAFTETLITRVDIPNSLEKLAKDVFRNAAGRVVSIHTSNKDHLTNAKGFYATSDWHKVVYNQLVESGWSEDDFTYDGSVITGWSEKGNQTRLENHNLVLPSTNPETGEDISMIGEAAFQIPDDEWEQGKNGIYSPNGMESVLLPERLIEIGNKAFQYNSLVTVEFPASVTTIGESAFNSNKLEKLILPDTITEVKDGAFSTNVLTEITLSDGMTRIAQAVFSMNINLTHIEIPDTITEIDDFAFAGARLETLDIPESVERIGRKAFHLHHLTELTIPGNVKEIGESAFEGTFKALTLKKLVLEEGIEKIGLKAFKEGYLESVELPSTLMSLADDTFMNNTGTDNSYVVECYTSNPAHLKFQSSKYHKIIYRALVWDVDDFTYGDGVNESDTVITGLSEKGLKKLENCTDLVLPQKNAEGKVITGIGAYAFADLPFKLTSVVFADGLCDIGEGAFKDNALQEMTLPSSLKSIGAYAFAGNRITEIVLPEKVESMDKTAFDSNKDADGNKVVVKVYITNPGQEKLPESDGYEIIFTKEVPEQKPAESQQDESKSTAVRTGDPANTVPLLVGMCIAMSAIALLLKRRTSLRH is encoded by the coding sequence ATGAAAAGAAAGAAGGAAGGTGCAGTTTTACTAGCGCTGTTGTTAAGCATTTGCATGACGTTTACTACGTTTGCAGCGGATATTCCGGTGGATGCTGCAGTGGCAGTAACAGAGGAAGGAGGAGAATCTGAAGAGCCGAAAGAAAGTGGCGACAGTGTCGAATCTGTGCTGCCGGAAGAAAATTCAGCACAGGAAGAACAAGGTTCAGAGGTATCGTCTGAAGAGAACGTGGACTTGCAGGTCGCTCAGTATGTGGCACCTGCAGCAGTAGAGGCTGCAGCAAATGATGAATGGACAGCGGCAGACTTTACATATGGAGAGGCTAGCCAGACATTGACCGGGTGTGACTATAAGAGGGAGATTATTGTTAAGGGACAAGTTATTAAAGGATTATCAGAATCAGGACAGGAAAAGATTGCGATAAATAAGAATCTGGTAATTCCATCTCAGACACCAGACGGTACCACGATTGTAGGAATTGGACAAAGTGCGTTTACAGGGATGGGAATTGAGACAGTTGTATTTCCAGAGAATATGATGATACCGTACGATGACCAGCTTACAGGTGTGATCCATGAGAGAGGCAATTTTATTATTCAGTCTAGCGCATTTGCCAATAACAATATCAGCAATATTGAGTTCCCGGAAGGGATTCTTTATATTGATGCATCGGCATTTAAGAATAACAAATTATCGAGTGTAACATTTCCACATACGTTGTGGATGGTAGGCAACAGCTCCTTTGCTAATAATCAACTGACAAAAGTGAATTTCTGTCTGAATCCTGATTTTATGTTCCAGATGGACAGTCTGGCATTTGCATATAATCAAATTAAATCCGTTACGTTGCCATATAATTGCGAAAAAGTATATATGTATACATTTATGGGAAATCCGGGAATGGAATCTCTTTCTCCGGATGCTCCGGAAAAGTTCCAGGGAACAGGCGGCGTTGTGTATATGTATACCCAGAATCCAGAACACTTTAATATGGACAGGATTCATCATATTGAAAGAACTGCTGCAAATCAGAAATCATGGTTTCAGAAACTGGTTTTAGGAGATGAGCCGATAATTGATCTTTCATGGAAAAGTGAAGATTTTACTTATGAAGGAACATGCATTACCGGATTATCGGATAGTGGTATTACAAAGAGAACGGATAACAAGAATCTTGTTCTTCCGGACAAAAATCCAGAAGGAGAGTATATCACAGAGATAGCAGCAGGAAATTCAGAGACTCAAGGAACGTTTTCGACAGAGGATGAGGTATTTCAAAGCGTGAAGCTCCCGTCCAAGTTGGAAATCATTGGTGATTATGCATTTAAAAATTGTCCTGTTACAAGTCTGGATTTGCCGGTTACAGTAAAGACAATCGGAAAAGAAGCATTTGCCGGCAATCAGTTGCCAGAGTTAGCAATATCGGGAAATCTAAAGGTAATTGATGCTGGTGTCTTCGCACAGGCTGGTACAGAAGGAACACTTAAGAGTCTGGAACTCCAGGAAGGAATTACTAAGATCGGGGCAGAAGCATTTGCAAATAGCGGGCTTACAACAGTAGCATTGCCAATGAGTCTTATGGCATTAGATAAAGATGCATTCAAGGGTAGTACTGCAGGTGTAGTGGAACTTAGTACAGATAATTATCGTCATATTGAAGATAAAGAGAATTTTGCGGAGTCAGAATATCATACAATCAAACTGAATACCGCAAATTGGAAGAGTGAAGATTTTACTTACAATGAAGAAGGAACTATTCTTACTGGATTATCAGACAGTGGTATATTAAAACGGAAAGAGAACAAAAAGCTGATACTTCCGGATAAAGGGCCGGGCGGACTGGATATTACAGGAATCGCAAGTGGCGATTCCAATGTAAGCTATGGCATATTCGGTGCAGAAGGTGAAGTGTTCGAAAGTGTGGAGCTTCCGGAAAAACTGGAGACTATCGGTGATCGGGCATTTTTGAATAACAAGTTGACGTCGGTAATATTTCCAGAGACAGTGACAAGCATTGGGCTGCAGGCATTTGCACTCAACGATCTGTCAGAGGTTGTATTACCGGATAGTGTGACATCACTTGGTGGAGCAGCATTTTCAAACAATATCCACTTGACGAAGGTTCAACTGTCTGCGAATCTGAAGGTTATTCCGGCAACAGCTTTTGGAATTACTCTTGCAAATACTTTAAATGTGGGTCTTGTTCAACTTACAATTCCAGAAGGTGTTGAGAGTATTGGCAGTGGGGCCTTTGGCGGACATGAGATTCAGACACTTACACTTCCTGTTTCATTAAAGAAAATTGACAGCAGAGCGTTCAAGAGTAATCAGATTCAGAATTTATATATTCCGGATAATGTGACAGAGCTCGGAAGCAGTGCGTTTGAGCAGACTTCCGGAAAGAATTGTTTAGCGTCTGTCCGTCTGCCGGAAGGATTGTTAAAGATTAATTCTAAAACTTTTGCAAACGCAGCACTTACAAGAGTCGATATTCCATATAGTTTAACGACGCTTAATAAGAATGCTTTTTATGGAAATAAAGATGGTTTTGTTCAGGTATATACACCAAATGATGAACATATAAGTTTTGAAGTGTCAGGGGCGACATTCCAGATACATATACGGACGGATGTCTGGACAATTAAAGACTTTGCATACGATGGTGCGAAGATTACAGGTCTGTCAGAAACTGGAATTAAGAAACGTGAAGAAAACAGGAATCTTGTTCTGCCGGATAAGACACCGACCGGCGACTATATTACGGAGATCGGTGCCGGAAAGCCGGGAGAATATGGATTGTTCGGAGCAGAGAACCTGGGATTCGATAGTGTGAAATTGCCATCTCGTGTAGAGAAAATAGGAAATTTTGCATTTCAGAATAATGGTCTGAAAGAAGTAAGCTTCCCGGATACATTATCTGAGATTGGAGTAGCGGCATTTCAAATTAATCAGTTGGTAAATATTGTATTGCCGGATAGTGTTACAACACTTGGGGGCGGTGCATTCGGAACGAACCCTACGCTGCAGAGTCTTGTATTGTCTGAGAATATTAAAGACATTCCGGCAGGCGCATTCGGCTGCAGTACCAAAACAGAGTATATGACAGGATTTACTTCTGTTGAGATTCCGGAAGGCGTTGAAACAATCGGAGACAATGCATTTGCAGGAAACAATTTTACAGAGATTGTAATTCCATCTACCGTGAAGAGCATTGGAAAGTATGCATTCTCTACGAAAAATACTTTAAATGAAGTAACGACATTAATTCTTCCAGAAGGATTAACAACAATTGGAAACAGAGCATTCCGTAATCAGAATATCCTGACGGTAGATCTTCCGTATTCTGTAACAGCGCTTCCGAAGGAAGTATTTGAAAAAGAATTTAAAGATGGAACAAGTGGTGTAACAACCGTAAGAGTTGAGAATTATCAGCAGTATACGGATAAAACGTTATTTAAAGATTCGGACTATCATGTGTATGAAATTAATGCCGATACATACAAAGCTACAGATTTCGTGTATGACAGTGAGAACCCTGTAATTATAACTGGACTGTCCGACAATGGAGTAATGAAGAGACCATTGAATAGGAATCTGGTAATTCCGGCTCAGAACACAACAGGTGAAACTGTTATAGAAATTGCAAACGGTGTAGCCGGTGGATATGGAGTTTTCGGGACAGAAGGAGAAGGATTTGACAGTGTTTCATTCCCGGAATCCTTAAAAAAGATTGGAAATTTCGCATTCAGAGACAATGGATTAAAGAATGTAAACTTTACAAACGGTCTTGAGAATATTGGAATGCAGGCATTTGGACAGAACTATATCGAAGAGGTTATCTTACCTGACAGTGTGAACACTATGGGGTCCGGTGCATTTGCAACCAATCCTGAACTTAAAAAGGTAGTACTGTCAAAAGGAATGACGGAGATTCCTGCATCTGCTTTTACGAATAATACTCCGGCTAAGAACTTTACAGTTCTTGAGATACCGGAAGGAATTAAGACAATCGATAACTATGCATTTTCTGGAAATAGCCTGTCGGAAGTTCGGATTCCATCTACGGTGACGAAGATTGGAAGTAGAGCATTTGCGCAGACAGCGGACAATGCGACAATTACAAATGTGAATCTGCCATCAGGGCTGCTGGAGATAGGCAGCAGAGCATTTACGGAAACACTTATTACAAGAGTGGACATTCCGAATAGTCTGGAAAAACTTGCAAAAGATGTTTTTCGAAATGCTGCAGGAAGAGTCGTGAGTATTCATACTTCTAATAAGGATCATCTGACAAATGCAAAAGGCTTCTATGCTACATCGGATTGGCATAAAGTAGTGTATAATCAGCTTGTTGAATCTGGATGGTCAGAAGACGATTTTACATATGACGGATCAGTGATTACCGGATGGTCAGAAAAGGGAAATCAGACAAGGCTGGAAAATCATAATCTGGTACTTCCAAGTACGAATCCGGAGACCGGAGAAGATATTTCTATGATTGGAGAGGCTGCTTTCCAGATTCCGGACGATGAATGGGAACAGGGAAAGAACGGCATTTATTCTCCAAATGGAATGGAATCTGTTTTACTGCCGGAAAGACTGATTGAGATCGGAAATAAAGCATTTCAGTATAACAGTCTGGTAACGGTTGAATTTCCTGCATCCGTGACAACAATAGGAGAAAGTGCATTTAACTCTAATAAGTTAGAAAAACTTATACTTCCTGATACCATCACAGAAGTTAAGGATGGTGCATTCTCAACAAATGTATTGACAGAAATTACATTATCTGACGGAATGACCAGAATAGCACAGGCAGTATTCTCGATGAACATTAATCTGACACATATAGAAATTCCTGATACAATCACAGAAATCGATGATTTCGCATTTGCAGGAGCAAGACTGGAGACATTGGATATTCCGGAATCAGTAGAAAGAATTGGCAGAAAGGCGTTCCATTTGCATCATCTGACAGAACTTACAATACCGGGAAATGTAAAAGAAATCGGAGAATCAGCTTTTGAAGGGACGTTCAAGGCACTTACTTTGAAGAAACTGGTACTGGAAGAAGGAATCGAGAAGATTGGATTAAAAGCATTTAAAGAAGGTTATCTTGAAAGTGTGGAGCTGCCGTCTACTTTGATGAGTCTGGCTGATGATACATTTATGAATAACACAGGAACAGATAATAGTTATGTGGTGGAGTGCTATACAAGTAATCCGGCACATCTGAAGTTCCAGAGTTCTAAGTATCACAAGATTATCTACCGGGCTCTAGTATGGGATGTAGATGATTTTACTTATGGTGATGGTGTAAATGAAAGTGATACAGTAATTACAGGATTATCGGAAAAAGGTCTTAAGAAGCTGGAGAATTGTACAGATCTCGTTCTTCCACAGAAGAATGCGGAAGGAAAAGTAATAACGGGAATCGGAGCATATGCATTTGCCGATCTTCCATTTAAGCTTACAAGTGTTGTGTTCGCAGATGGTCTGTGTGATATTGGAGAAGGCGCATTTAAGGATAATGCACTTCAGGAAATGACATTACCATCATCTCTTAAGAGTATCGGAGCATATGCATTTGCCGGAAATCGCATTACAGAAATCGTATTACCGGAGAAGGTAGAGTCAATGGATAAGACGGCTTTTGACTCGAATAAAGATGCTGACGGAAATAAAGTGGTCGTAAAAGTATATATTACAAATCCGGGGCAAGAGAAGTTGCCGGAATCTGATGGATATGAAATAATATTTACAAAAGAGGTTCCGGAGCAGAAACCTGCAGAATCACAACAAGATGAGTCAAAGAGTACTGCTGTAAGAACAGGAGATCCGGCCAATACTGTACCGTTACTCGTGGGCATGTGTATTGCTATGTCAGCGATAGCTTTATTGTTAAAGAGAAGAACAAGTTTGAGACACTAA
- a CDS encoding sulfurtransferase, with protein sequence MKRNRLFVTGLAILMVCSIVSGCGKKQEPTVERQQVEETKGSDIATEEKEVVEEVPDDGKFHGKWIVDAEYAIGRIGAEDTLFVDSRGEKQAIMGTIQGAVATVWQDWAIQEGKAGDENWGCILEPEALAEKLGSLGITKDKEIILLGETANGWGDDSRLLWELLAAGYTDVKMVDGGLNAMKEAGAATQFLASNPQPAEVTIDKIDYTHVMTTEELQKNYDDYKIVDVRTDDEYNGAILYDEAQGGHLPGAIHIRYTDLFQEDGTLKPNKELVQMFEEAGLSKDDAIVAYCTGGIRSSYMQLVLEMCGFENSYNYDQSFWRWAVVGEVE encoded by the coding sequence ATGAAAAGAAATAGATTATTTGTAACAGGATTAGCAATTCTAATGGTTTGTTCAATCGTAAGTGGCTGCGGAAAGAAACAGGAACCGACAGTTGAAAGGCAGCAAGTGGAAGAAACAAAGGGAAGTGATATAGCCACTGAAGAAAAAGAGGTTGTAGAGGAAGTGCCAGATGATGGAAAATTCCATGGGAAATGGATTGTGGATGCGGAATATGCAATCGGAAGAATCGGGGCAGAAGATACTTTGTTTGTGGATAGCCGTGGAGAAAAACAGGCAATTATGGGGACGATACAGGGGGCTGTCGCAACGGTATGGCAGGATTGGGCAATTCAGGAAGGCAAAGCAGGAGATGAGAATTGGGGATGTATCCTGGAACCAGAAGCATTAGCAGAGAAGTTAGGCAGTTTAGGTATTACAAAAGATAAAGAAATAATCCTTCTGGGGGAGACAGCCAATGGATGGGGAGATGACTCTCGCCTTCTCTGGGAACTACTGGCGGCAGGATATACAGATGTGAAAATGGTAGATGGTGGTCTGAATGCAATGAAAGAAGCAGGAGCAGCTACACAGTTTCTTGCATCGAATCCGCAGCCGGCGGAAGTAACGATTGATAAGATTGATTACACGCATGTAATGACGACAGAAGAATTACAGAAAAACTATGATGACTATAAGATTGTAGATGTGCGTACAGATGACGAGTATAATGGTGCAATATTATATGATGAGGCACAGGGCGGTCATCTTCCGGGAGCAATTCATATCCGATATACAGATTTATTCCAGGAGGATGGAACATTGAAACCGAATAAAGAGTTAGTACAGATGTTTGAAGAGGCAGGTCTTTCCAAGGATGATGCCATTGTTGCTTACTGTACAGGTGGAATCCGTTCTTCTTATATGCAGTTAGTTTTGGAAATGTGTGGATTCGAGAATTCATATAATTATGATCAGTCTTTCTGGAGATGGGCAGTTGTAGGAGAGGTAGAGTAA
- a CDS encoding nucleoside hydrolase — protein sequence MENKKKKIIFDCDNTFGVTDCDVDDGLALLYLLGCADAEVCGITGTYGNNNIDVVMSTIHAMLKDLGREDITVKRGGASCGEYESEAARYLAQMADKYKGEISILATGSLTNLMGAYMIDPHFFENVKEIVLMGGITQPLVFKKEVMNELNFSCDPKATEMVLRKGNYVSVITGNNCLKVLFTKEEYKNRLMDSDTEIARYILEKTDYYFQYNEEGYGIEGFYNWDVTAAVYLMHPEFFEDGLVKLQVSEEDLHTGYLRQEEPANCVVNLPKIGADKAFRNNIYNTWMNVVFE from the coding sequence GTGGAAAATAAGAAAAAAAAGATTATATTTGATTGCGATAATACATTTGGGGTTACAGATTGTGATGTAGATGATGGACTTGCACTTCTTTATTTACTTGGATGTGCGGATGCGGAAGTCTGTGGAATTACAGGAACTTATGGAAATAATAATATTGATGTAGTTATGTCTACCATTCATGCGATGCTTAAGGATCTTGGAAGAGAAGATATTACCGTGAAGAGAGGAGGGGCATCTTGCGGAGAATATGAGAGCGAAGCAGCCCGGTATCTGGCACAGATGGCAGATAAGTATAAGGGGGAAATATCCATACTTGCAACAGGATCCCTCACGAACCTCATGGGTGCATATATGATTGATCCGCACTTCTTTGAAAATGTAAAGGAAATTGTGCTGATGGGAGGCATCACCCAGCCACTGGTATTCAAGAAGGAAGTTATGAATGAACTGAATTTTTCTTGTGATCCGAAGGCGACAGAAATGGTTCTTCGAAAAGGAAATTATGTGTCTGTTATAACGGGAAATAATTGTTTAAAAGTCTTATTTACCAAAGAAGAATATAAGAATCGCCTGATGGATTCAGATACTGAGATTGCAAGGTATATTTTGGAAAAGACCGATTATTATTTTCAATATAACGAAGAGGGGTATGGTATTGAGGGGTTCTATAACTGGGATGTGACAGCAGCAGTATATCTCATGCACCCAGAATTTTTTGAGGATGGGTTGGTAAAACTTCAAGTGAGTGAAGAGGATTTACATACTGGGTATTTGAGACAGGAGGAGCCGGCAAATTGCGTCGTGAATCTTCCGAAGATAGGAGCAGATAAGGCATTTCGTAATAATATATACAATACATGGATGAATGTAGTTTTTGAATAG
- a CDS encoding glycosyltransferase: MVSVILCTYNREKTICEAVDSILAQTYRDFELLIVDDGSTDGTRALLEEYRDERMKCIYLPENSYYCYAANIGIEQVSGKYVAFATSDDVWMPEKLEKQVRYLEEHPKCGAVFSKVALIGKEGERVEKEYPEIMKMFEQDNRSRTEWMHRFLEEGNCLSHPASIVRKSILDNIGGYNLLYAQLADFDLWVRIVIESEIYIYPERLVKYRWYSEKGQISGLTEEKWMRMVHEFTMIKRNLLENLEDEKFKEFFQEMFRNPESSTHVELEFERAFLMMEKGIDFTRINLIGFQKIEEALRIPGAMKVLKEHFGMRIQDLYKQNGQKWYLDVSKEQLQNLEEQLEYLEEERRNLQIAIVQCEKEYNGILQSTCWKITKPLRAVLDIIKGK; the protein is encoded by the coding sequence ATGGTCAGCGTAATACTATGTACTTATAATAGAGAAAAGACAATCTGTGAAGCTGTTGATAGCATTCTGGCGCAGACATATAGGGATTTTGAACTGCTTATCGTAGATGATGGTTCTACAGATGGAACAAGAGCGTTGCTGGAAGAATATCGGGATGAACGTATGAAATGTATCTATTTGCCGGAAAATTCTTATTACTGCTATGCGGCTAATATTGGCATCGAGCAGGTATCTGGTAAATATGTGGCATTTGCTACCAGTGATGACGTCTGGATGCCGGAAAAATTAGAAAAGCAGGTGCGATATCTGGAGGAACATCCAAAATGTGGAGCCGTATTCTCAAAAGTCGCTCTTATAGGCAAAGAAGGAGAACGAGTAGAGAAAGAATATCCAGAAATTATGAAGATGTTCGAACAGGACAATCGAAGCAGAACAGAATGGATGCATCGTTTTCTTGAAGAGGGAAATTGCCTGTCACATCCAGCTTCGATTGTCAGAAAAAGTATCTTAGATAACATAGGCGGATACAATCTCTTATATGCACAGTTGGCAGATTTTGACCTGTGGGTCAGAATTGTCATAGAAAGTGAAATATACATTTATCCGGAAAGATTAGTGAAATATAGATGGTATAGTGAGAAGGGTCAGATTAGTGGATTGACAGAAGAGAAATGGATGCGAATGGTTCATGAATTTACTATGATTAAGAGAAATCTTCTTGAAAACTTAGAGGATGAGAAATTCAAGGAGTTCTTTCAAGAGATGTTTCGTAATCCAGAATCTTCTACACACGTAGAGCTGGAATTTGAGCGGGCATTTCTTATGATGGAAAAGGGTATAGATTTTACGAGGATAAACTTAATTGGATTCCAGAAGATAGAAGAGGCTTTGCGAATACCCGGTGCCATGAAAGTTTTGAAAGAACATTTTGGTATGCGGATTCAGGATTTATATAAGCAAAATGGTCAGAAGTGGTATCTGGATGTGTCGAAAGAGCAACTGCAAAATTTGGAAGAGCAGCTGGAATATTTGGAAGAAGAAAGGAGAAACCTCCAGATAGCTATCGTTCAATGTGAGAAGGAATACAATGGGATTCTTCAGTCAACTTGTTGGAAGATAACCAAACCACTAAGAGCAGTTTTGGATATCATAAAAGGAAAGTAA